A portion of the Adhaeribacter radiodurans genome contains these proteins:
- a CDS encoding glycosyltransferase: protein MMDRALLVSEKKTALPVLTEDRVYVKGKFLYKGKEKFFVKGVTYGTFKPQANGMQFPEESVVEKDFSMMAEQGINCVRTYTVPPAYLLNLALRYKLKVMVGLPWEQHIAFLSSKERKGDIVKRVQEGVLLCKQHPAILCFAIGNEIPANIVRWYGKKKVESFLKELYRIVKSVDPASLVTYVNFPTTEYLDLSFLDFDCFNVYLETPEKLNAYIAKLHNLSGDRPLVLAEIGLDSLRKGEEQQAETLTWQIQNVFAKGCAGMFVFAWTDEWWRGGFEIEDWDFGMVDRQRNPKPALYAVSNTLKAIPFATDAALPFISVVVCSYNGAATIEDTMIGLGKLDYPNYEVIVVNDGSTDNLANIVKKYPYQLITTENRGLSNARNTGLHAAKGEIVAYIDDDAYPDEHWLRYLAAAYLTSDHAGMGGPNIAPDEDGPIAKCVANAPGGPVHVLLSEEAAEHIPGCNMSFRRSALLEIGGFDPLYRSAGDDVDVCWRIQKAGYTIGFHPSAVVWHHRRNSLKAYWKQQQGYGKAEALLEAKWPEKYNEFGHLAWAGRIYGNGFTLPIKTKKDKIFHGTWGTALFQSVYQPADGLLNSIPLMPEWYLFSGFLAFLASLGWLWSPLLWVWPVFLASILIMLVQAAISASKNVSQQIAKKQNVKYQLLITLLHVIQPIARLYGRLKHGLTPWRLRGDFYTSPYAFVLKAKQFTLWSEKWRSAEEWLEETEQNLIKMKARVQRGGNFDKWDIRVRNSIFSSSKGLFTFEEHGAGKQLLRFKAWPIPSKTLALALLLITATAALAALDNAIQVTVILFMLDILLIAAYCKDSASTISDMYEAFNRLSNTYKIDPKVIGIAQMEGSEQPENEAVPVSKDALEIAPHEKDLEEVPLNKSA, encoded by the coding sequence ATGATGGATCGTGCCTTACTAGTTTCTGAAAAAAAAACTGCTTTACCTGTACTAACGGAAGATAGAGTTTACGTTAAGGGGAAATTCTTGTACAAGGGTAAAGAGAAATTCTTTGTAAAAGGAGTAACTTATGGAACCTTCAAACCGCAGGCAAATGGCATGCAGTTTCCTGAGGAATCAGTGGTAGAGAAAGACTTTAGCATGATGGCGGAGCAAGGTATTAACTGTGTCAGGACTTATACCGTGCCTCCCGCTTATTTGCTTAACCTTGCCTTACGCTATAAGCTTAAAGTAATGGTAGGTTTACCTTGGGAACAACACATTGCCTTCTTAAGCAGCAAAGAGAGAAAAGGTGATATCGTTAAAAGAGTGCAGGAAGGTGTTCTTCTGTGTAAACAGCATCCCGCCATATTATGCTTTGCCATCGGCAACGAAATACCAGCTAACATAGTAAGATGGTACGGCAAGAAAAAAGTTGAGAGTTTTTTGAAAGAGCTGTATCGAATCGTTAAATCGGTTGATCCTGCTAGTTTGGTAACCTACGTTAATTTTCCTACTACGGAATACCTCGACTTAAGCTTTCTTGACTTCGATTGTTTTAACGTGTACCTGGAAACCCCGGAAAAACTAAATGCCTATATTGCTAAGTTGCATAATCTTTCCGGCGACCGACCACTTGTTTTAGCGGAGATCGGTTTGGATAGCTTGCGAAAGGGAGAAGAACAACAAGCCGAAACCCTGACCTGGCAAATTCAAAACGTATTTGCCAAAGGCTGCGCAGGCATGTTTGTTTTTGCCTGGACGGATGAATGGTGGCGAGGCGGATTTGAAATTGAAGATTGGGATTTTGGTATGGTAGACCGGCAACGAAATCCAAAGCCTGCTTTGTACGCAGTTAGCAATACTTTAAAAGCTATTCCTTTTGCTACAGATGCTGCCTTGCCGTTTATCTCGGTAGTAGTTTGCAGCTACAATGGGGCCGCTACCATCGAAGATACAATGATTGGTTTAGGAAAACTGGATTACCCGAACTATGAAGTTATTGTAGTGAATGATGGTTCAACGGATAACCTGGCAAATATTGTAAAGAAATATCCTTACCAACTTATTACTACCGAAAACCGCGGCCTGAGTAATGCCCGCAATACAGGGTTACATGCGGCTAAAGGTGAAATTGTGGCTTATATAGATGATGATGCCTATCCGGACGAACATTGGTTACGTTATTTAGCCGCCGCTTACCTTACTTCGGATCATGCCGGTATGGGAGGCCCTAACATTGCCCCAGACGAAGATGGCCCTATTGCCAAGTGCGTGGCTAATGCTCCTGGAGGACCGGTGCACGTTTTGTTATCTGAGGAAGCTGCCGAACATATTCCCGGCTGTAACATGTCGTTTCGCCGAAGTGCGTTATTAGAAATTGGTGGCTTTGACCCCCTATACCGATCAGCGGGAGACGATGTGGATGTTTGCTGGCGCATCCAAAAAGCTGGTTATACCATAGGTTTTCATCCCTCAGCGGTGGTGTGGCACCATCGCCGTAATTCCTTAAAAGCTTATTGGAAGCAACAGCAAGGCTACGGAAAAGCAGAAGCCTTACTGGAAGCCAAATGGCCAGAGAAGTATAATGAATTTGGCCATTTAGCCTGGGCTGGTCGTATTTACGGTAACGGTTTTACTTTGCCCATTAAAACAAAAAAAGATAAAATTTTTCATGGTACCTGGGGAACGGCTCTGTTTCAATCCGTTTATCAACCCGCTGATGGACTTTTAAATTCAATTCCTTTAATGCCGGAATGGTATCTTTTTTCTGGATTTCTGGCCTTTTTAGCAAGTTTAGGATGGTTATGGAGTCCTTTGTTGTGGGTATGGCCAGTGTTTCTTGCCTCTATTTTAATTATGTTGGTGCAGGCGGCAATTAGTGCTTCTAAAAACGTTTCGCAGCAGATTGCTAAAAAGCAGAATGTAAAATACCAACTTTTAATTACCCTGCTGCACGTCATTCAACCAATAGCCCGTTTGTACGGAAGGCTAAAACATGGCTTAACTCCCTGGCGTTTAAGAGGTGATTTTTATACTTCGCCGTATGCATTTGTTTTAAAAGCTAAGCAATTTACACTATGGTCCGAAAAATGGCGATCAGCAGAAGAATGGTTGGAAGAAACCGAACAAAATCTGATAAAAATGAAAGCCAGGGTACAAAGGGGAGGCAATTTTGACAAGTGGGATATCCGGGTACGGAATAGTATATTCTCCAGCAGTAAGGGTTTATTTACCTTTGAAGAACATGGGGCCGGTAAACAGTTGCTTCGCTTTAAAGCCTGGCCCATTCCTTCCAAAACTTTAGCGCTAGCATTGCTTTTAATTACCGCTACTGCCGCACTTGCTGCCTTAGATAATGCTATACAAGTTACAGTAATCCTTTTTATGTTAGATATATTGCTTATTGCTGCCTACTGTAAAGATTCGGCAAGTACTATTTCTGATATGTATGAGGCTTTTAACAGATTAAGTAATACCTATAAAATAGATCCAAAAGTAATTGGTATAGCACAAATGGAAGGTTCAGAACAACCTGAAAATGAAGCTGTGCCGGTTTCCAAAGATGCCTTAGAAATAGCGCCGCACGAAAAAGATCTAGAGGAAGTGCCATTAAATAAGAGTGCCTAG